The genomic segment AGGTAGGTCTCGTGTTCCCGCGCATTTTAACACTCATTATCAACGAGGCTGCCTTTACCCTGATGGAAAAAGCAGCAACCGCTACCGATATCGATATCGCGATGAAAAAGGGCACCAACTACCCATACGGGCCTCTCGAATGGGCCGATCGCATCGGCTTGGATGAGATTTTTGCGATATCGAGAGGCTTGCAGCGCGATCTGGCCGAGGAGCGTTATCGTACAGCGCCGCTATTACGAAAGCTGGTGCTGGCAGGGCGTGTCGGCGTACGCAGTGGGCAAGGCTTCTACACGTACGAAGAAAAAGTGGGTGTAGAGGCATGAGCTTGACTAACAAGGAGGTGTACGTAGCAGCAGCAGTACGTACACCAATCGGCAAGCTGGGCGGAAGTCTGAAGAACACCCCCATCGACGACCTGACAGCGATTGTCTTGAATGGAGCGCTTGCGAAGGCAGGACAATCCGGTGAGATTGTGGATGGGGTCATCATGGGAAACGTCATATCGGCCGGACCGTTTATTAACATTGCACGCGTTGGTTTGTTGAAAGCAGGACTTCCTGACACCATACCTGGACTGACTGTGAATCGGGTGTGTGCATCCGGACTAGAAGCAGTCAATTTGGCTGCGCAGTCCGTCCAGGCAGGACATAGTCAGGTTATGCTGGCTGGCGGTGTAGAGAATTTGACTCGTTCACCGTACATCATGGAAAAATTCGAGCAGCCGTATCAACGTGGCGGACAGACGCTGATCGAGTCTTTTGGCGGACCACGTTCTGCCCCTGTCTCGCTTTATGGCGATCTGACCATGGGAGATACAGCGGAAAACGTGGCGGAGCAATTCGGCATCAGTCGCGAAGACCAAGATCGTTTTGCAGCAGAGAGCCAGTCTCGGGCTATCAACGCTATTGATGCAGGTCTGTTCCGCGATGAGATCATTCCGGTCACGTTAAAAGGGAAAAAAGGGGAAGAAACGCTGTTTGACACGGATGAATTCCCAAGAAGAGATTCCAGTGTGGAGTCATTGTCCAAGCTGCGTCCGGCCTTCCGAAAAGATGGCAGTGTCACAGCAGGCAACTCCTCCGGCATCAACGATGGTGCAGCGGCCTTGCTCTTGATGAATGAAGAAATGCTGCAAAAGACTGGCGTCGCTCCTTTAGGACGCATCGTTCATTTCGTCAGTGCTGGTGTTGATCCGCGCATTATGGGCATTGGTCCGGTCGCTGCGATCCGCAAGCTGCTCGCAGAAACGAACATGACCGTAGAGCAAATCGACCTGTTTGAGTTAAATGAAGCTTTTGCTTCCCAGTCACTCGCCTGCATGCGCGAGCTGGGACTGGACCCCTTGAAAACCAATGTAAATGGTGGAGCAATCGCGTTGGGTCATCCACTCGGAATGAGCGGTGCCCGACTGGCAGGTACGATTCTTTTCGAGCTGAGACGTCGCCAAAAGAAATACGGAATCGTTTCGTTGTGCATAGGCGGCGGTCAAGGATTGGCCACGTTAGTAGAAGCGCTATAGAAAAAAGCCCTCGTGCAAGGGAGGAGTGGAAGAATGAGTACACCTGTCATCATAGATGCTGTGCGCACGCCAATCGGCCGTATTGGTGGTGCGTTGAAGGATGTGCGCCCGGATGACCTGGGCGCATTGGTGATTCAAAAGCTGCTGGAGCGCAATCCTATCGATCCGAAGACGGTAGATGATGTCATCATGGGCTGTGCCAATCAGGCTGGGGAAGACAACCGCAATGTCGCGCGTATGTCACTTCTGTTGGCGGGATTGCCTGTCGAGGTGCCTGGAGTGACAGTGAACCGCCTGTGCGGCTCAGGTCTGGAGGCTGTGAACCAAAGCGCGAATGCAATCAAAGCCGGAGCAGGTCACGTCTATATCGCGGGCGGGACAGAGAGCATGACACGCTCTCCGCTGGTGATGATGAAGCCTGGCACTGCTTTTCAGCGCGGCAATCAGCAGCTGGTCGATACGACGTTGGGCTGGCGATTGGTCAACGAAAAAATGAAAGAGATGTATCCACCGATCAGCTTGGGGGAAACAGCGGAGAAGGTAGCGGAGCAATACGGTATTAGCCGTGAAGCGCAGGATGAGTTTGCTTTGCGCAGTCAGCAGAATTACGCACGTGCCTTGGCAGAAGGAAAGTGGGATGCAGAGATCGTTCCCGTTGAGCTGAAAGGGCGCAAAGGCGAGGTTACGCTGTTTGAACACGATGAGCATGCACGTCCGGAGACGACCATCGAACAGCTGCAAAAGCTGAAACCAGCATTCCAAGCAGATGGCAGCGTCACAGCAGGCAACTCCAGTGGTCTAAACGATGGAGCCTGCGCCCTGCTCATCATGGAACAGGAAGCGGCTCTTGCAGCTGGATTGAAGCCGCGTGCAAGGATCGTCGCATCCGCAGTGGCAGGGGTCGATCCTTCCGTAATGGGAATTGGGCCAGTACCTGCTACGCGCAAAGTACTGAAGCAGGCAGGCTTGTCATTGGAGCAAATTGATCTGTTCGAATTCAACGAGGCTTTTGCGGCGCAGGCAGTGGCGAGTGTACGCGAGCTGGGGGTCAACCCTGATCTGGTCAACGTAAATGGCGGAGCAATTGCTTTGGGCCATCCGCTCGGGTGTAGCGGAGCGCGCATCCTTACTACTCTGCTGTATGAAATGGAGCGTCGTGATGTCCGCTACGGGTTGGCAGCGATGTGCATTGGAGTTGGACAGGGGATTGCGACGATTATTGAGCGTGTGTAGCTTGGGCAAATAGGGAGGCAGGTACTCTTGATAGATAGACTGCAGCCGGGGACGACGGAAGAATTTACTGTGACAGTGACAAAGGACATGCTGCCTGTTTTTGAAGGCCAAGTCGTGCATCCCGTGATGTCGACAGTCAGTATGATTTATTACATGGAATGGGCGGGAAGGCGCGTCATTTTACCATACCTGGAAGCCGATGGAGAGGGCTCGGGATTTGCTGTAGACATCAAGCATGTCGGCCCAGCAGTGATTGGTCAGGAGGTCACATTCCGGGCGACCTGTGTGCAGGTTACCGAAAAACGCGTGGTGTGCGAGGTTACGGCGGACACTACGCGTAATCGTGTAGGACTCGGGACGTTCGTCCAGGCCATCTTCAAAAAGGACGAGATCAAGCGTCGTTTTGAGGCCCTGCAAGCAGAGATCAACCAGGAAGTAAATGGGAATTAATAAATATGACAGAATAAATTGACTCTTTTAAAATGTTTTACTATAATTACGTTTAAATTACGTTATACGATTTTAACGTCATATACTCTCGGTCGATTCACGCACATCCTACAGAATATGGTACAATTTCACACAGCATATAGGTATGAATCGATTTGGGGGTAGAAGAAACGTGAAGCCACAATCCATGCTTTTTACAATTTACGGTGAATACGTCCGCCATTATGGAAGCGAAATCTGGATTGGTAGTCTGACCAAGCTGATGGGGGAATTCGGACTGTCGGAGCCGGCTGTTCGTGCAGCGATCTCCCGGATGCTTCGCCAAGGCTGGCTGGAATCGCGGAAAGTAGGGAACCGCAGCTTCTACTCGGTATCCGAGCGCGGCAAAAAGCGGCTGGAAGAGGCAGCGGCACGTATTTATAAGGTCGAGACAGATGTGTGGGACGGCAAGTGGTGCATTGCCAGCTACAACATCCCAGAGGAGCGTCGAGCGCTGCGTGATCAACTGCGCAAGGAGCTGGGCTGGATGGGCTTCGGGATGCTGACGACCAGCACATGGATCAGCCCGAATAACCTCAGTGATCGCGTGAAGGACCTGACGGAAGCCCACGAGATTACAGAGTATGTCGAGATTTTTACATCCGAGCATATGGGCTGGAGCAACCCGAAGCAGCTCGTACAGAAATGCTGGGATATCGATGAAATCAATGAAAAATACAAAGCCTTCATCGATGCCTACCGAGAAGAATACGAGCAGCTTTCAGCAAAACTTAGCAATGGGGAAGAGGTTCCAGACAGCCATTGCTTCGTGGAAAAGACAAAGCTGGTCCACCAATACCGCAAGTTCTTGTTCATCGATCCTGATTTGCCGCAGGAATTGTTGCCAGAGCTGTGGTTGGGCAAAGAGGCGGATCAGTTGTTCCAAAATTACTACCAGTTATTGAATCCAGGGGCAGTACGATTCTTCGAGACCGTGTATGAAGCTGCGCCATCCGCATAGGCGAAAGCTGCGAAGGAAAGGCCCTAGCACGTCTAGGGTCTTTTTCAATCAATCATTTTTCCATTATTTAAAATGTAAGCGTTTTACTTGGCTGTAGTTTGGTGGACGCGATACAAAGGGGGTACAGCACGAATATGACGGAATTGCTGCAGTACGTTGCAAACGGCCTTGTCAGCGGCGGGATTTACGCGATCGTAGCGGTTGGTTTCATCACGATTTACAACGTAAGCAAGGTGATTAATCTGGCGCAGGGTGAATTTTTGATGCTGGGCGGAATGGTCACAGTCGCTTTGATTGGCATGAATCTCCCGTATGGGTTGGCGGCATTGCTCGCGATCCTCATGGTCACCTTGATTGGGGTTTTGATGCAGAAATATGTAATCGCTTACGTCAAAAAGGCTAACCCAATTAGTTTGATTATTTTGACGATAGGCATTTCCACACTGATTCGCGGCATTGCCAGCTTTATTTGGGGAAAAGATGCGTTTGCACTCGAACCGATTACGAGCAATGAGCCGATCTCGATCGGCGGCGTGATGATCGCACAACAAAGTATCTGGATTTTGGCTGCTGTTCTTATCATTCTTTTTCTACTTTGGTACTTGATGGACAAGACGATTCTCGGCAAAAAAATTAACGCCTGTTCGGTCAACCCGATGGCCGCTCGCCTGATGGGGATTAGCCCGACAAAGATGAGTATGCTGGCCTTCGCCATCAGTGGAGCGACAGGAGCAATTGCAGGAATCGTGATCGCGCCGCTTTCTGTGACGTCTTACGATATTGGCGTGCTGCTCGGAATCAAAGGCTTTTCCGCGGCCATTCTTGGCGGATTGGGAAATCCATTGGGTGCAGCCGTAGCCGCCTTTTTACTCGGGATCGTCGAGTCGCTGGGAGCTGGTTACATCAGTTCTGGTATGAAGGACGCGATCGCCTTTCTGGTGTTGATCGGCATGCTGTTGATTAAGCCATCCGGCATCTTTGGAGAACGCAGCGTTGGCAAAGGAGGGCTATGATGAAGCAGATCATCGATAAGTGGGGCAAAAGCATTGGGATCTACCTGTTTTTCATGATTCTTTTCCCATTCGTTATGCCGGATGAATACTATCGTTCTGTCGGAATTATTATCGGTCTTCAAGCAATCGTAACCATCGGGCTATGCCTCGTGATGGGGCTGGCCGGACAAATTTCGCTGGGACAAGCAGCTTTTTGGGGGATAGGCGCCTATACGTCGGCAGTATTGACGACGAAGTACGGTCTGCCGCCATTTATCGGCCTCATAGCTGCTGCGATTGTCCCGGGGTTATTCGCCTTTATCCTCGGGCGGGCGATAGCGGGGCTGCAAGGCTACTACCTCGCCATGGCAACTCTCGCATTTGGCTACATCGTCCAGATCGGGATTACGGAATGGGAGTCCGTCACAGGGGGAGCAAACGGAATGATCAGCATTCCACAAATGACTTTCTTCGGTGGAAGCGAGCTATCCATGTACTTTCTGATTTGGGGAATCGTCACCTGTGTGCTGCTCTTCTCTCTCAATCTGCTGAATTCACGCGTAGGCAGAGCGTTTCGGGCGATTCACAAAAGTGAGATTGCCGCAACCTCGATGGGAATTGATGTCCGCAAGTTCAAGCTGAATGCCTTTGTGGTAAGCGGCATGTTCGCTGGTATTTCCGGCGGCTTGTACGCCCATTACATGGGAATTCTCGATCCGCAGCCGTTCGGACTGCACGAGTCGATCAAGTTTCTGACGATGGTCGTCATCGGCGGGATGACAAGCATCTGGGGTGCTTTGATCGGGACGATCCTGATTGGCTTTATCAGTGAAGGGCTGATCCTCTTGAGCGAAGTGGTGCCAGGCTTGCAGGGGGATGTGGACACGATTGTATTCGGTGCGATTCTCGTGCTGTTCATCATGTTCATGCCGGAAGGATTGGTTCCGCGCACCCGGGCTGCTTTCGAAAAAGGGCAGGGGAAAAAGGCGAAGGCCATGGCTGACGAAGCACAGCGAAAGCAGCAGGTGGAAAGGAAGGCTGCAACATGACAACACTTTTGGATGTGCAAAAGCTCTCTCGTGATTTTGGCGGCGTACGGGCAGTGAATCAAGTAGATTTTCAGGTGCGGGAAGGAGAGATTCTTGCGCTAATCGGTCCGAATGGCGCTGGGAAAAGCACCGTGCTCAACATGGTGTCGGGTGTGATCCCGCCTTCGGAAGGAGAGATTCGCTTCAGCAGCCAGCCGTTGACACGTGTGCAAGGCTACGAATATGCCGGACTGGGAATCACGCGAACCTTTCAAAACCTCCAGACCTTTGACGATATGACCGTCATGGAAAACGTCATGGTCGGCATGCATACCAAGACAAGTGCGAGTCTCTTTTCCTGCGGCATGAATCTCGCAAAGTCCCGCAAGGAAGAGAAGCTGATGCAGGAGCAGGCGCAGACGTGGATAGCGAATGTAGGACTGGCGGAGGAAGCGTCCTCGCTGGCTGGGAGCTTGCCATACGGGAAGCTGCGGCTGATGGAGATTGCCCGCGCGATGGTAGCCCAGCCGCGGCTGCTCTTGTTGGATGAGCCTGCCGCAGGTCTGAATCATACCGAGACCGCGGAGATGAGCCGCATGTTTTGCGAGATTCGCGACAACGGAACGGCTATTTTGCTAGTGGAGCATGACATGGACATGATTATGACGATTGCGGACCGCATCGTTGTATTGGATCAAGGATCAAAAATTGCAGAAGGAACCCCGCGTGAGATTCAGGAGAACCCGCGCGTGATTGCGGCGTATCTGGGTGCAGAATGAAGCGCGAAAGAGGTGGACAAACATGGGGAAGGCAGTCCTTACAGTAGACAACATCACGGCTCGCTACGGTCCGGTGGAAGTGCTGCACGGGATTACTCTGCAAGTGAACGAGGGAGAAATCGTCTCCCTGTTAGGCGCAAATGGGGCAGGCAAAACGACACTTTTGAACTGTATCTGCGGTCTGCACGGCGACAAGGAAGGAAAGATTTGGTTTCGTGACGCGGACATTACGCGTGTTCCTGCGGAGCTGGTGGTACCTCGGGGCATGGCGCATGTACCGGAGCGCAGACAAATTTTTTCGACGCTGACCGTGGAGGACAATTTGTGGTTGGGTGCTTCTCATCGGATGCCCAAGACGAGCAAAAAGGAAATTGCCAAAGAAATGGAGACGGTGTATGAGCGTTTTCCCATTTTGGCAGAGCGAAAATGGCAGCTCGGGGGAACGCTTTCCGGGGGGCAGCAGCAGATGCTCGCCATTGGCAGGGCGCTCTTGTCTCGACCGCAGCTCCTCTTGTTGGACGAGCCTTCGCTAGGACTGGCTCCACTGATTGCCAAAGAAATCCTGACGATTGTGCAGGAGATTCGCTCGGAATGGGGCACCACGGTGCTGTTGGTCGAGCAAAATGCTCGCGCAGCGCTCGCTATTTCCGACCGGGCTTACGTACTCAGTACGGGAACCGTCATGCTGGAAGGGAAGGCAGACGAGATTAGCAATGACCCGCGTGTGCAATCTGCTTATTTGGGAAGCTCCCACGAAGCAGTTTAGTAACACTAGCAGTTTGATCAAGATCAACCACATACATGAGGGGGTACACCCATGAAAAAACGAACATTCAAAAAATGGCTATTTCCAGCAGCAGTCGCTTCGCTCGTATTCTTGAGCGCCTGTGGAGGCGGCGCTACACCAGCAGCAGAGTCAGGCACTGGTGGCGCCAGCAAGGACCCGATCAAGGTCGGAGCAATTTTCTCGCTGACTGGTCCGAACAGTCCGCTCGGCGTACCGGAGAAGCAAGCGGTAGAGCTGCTGGTAAAAGAAATCAACGGCGCAGGCGGAGTGGATGGCCGACCGTTGGAAGTCATTTTTGAAGACGACAAGTCTGACAATACGGAAGCGGTAAAAGCGATCAAAAAGCTCGCTTCGAAAGAAAAGGTCGTAGCTGTACTCGGCTCCTCAGGCAGTGGTCCGTCTCTCGGGATGGCTGAGTATGCCGCAGCAGAAAAGCTCCCGCTGATCTCGATGGCAGCCGCAGACCAAATCACCAATCCGGTTCGTGCAGGCATCTACAAAACACCGCACACGGACGTGCACGGAACGAAGCGCATCTTCAAATATTTGAAGGAAAAAGGCATTACGAAAATCGCTACGCTCAATGACAGCAATCCATACGGAAGTGGCTGGACGACGCAATTGCAAAAATATGCGCCTGAATACGGTATCACGATTGTAGCCGAAGAAAAGTACGGCACAAAAGATCCGTCCATGAGCTCCCAATTGACCAAGATCAAAGGAACGGATGCGCAGGCACTGATTGTGGCAGGTACGAATCCTGGACCCGCTACGATCGTGAAGGAAGCCAAGCAACTGAACCTCACTATTCCGATCATTAGCAGCCATGGCTCTGCGAACAGCAAATTCCTCGAACTGATTGGAGACGCTGGCGAGGGTGTCCTGATGGTAGCTGGAAAACTGCTCATCCCAGAACAAGTAGCGGCAGACGATCCGCAATCTGCGATCATCAAAAAATTCGTGGATGGCTATCAA from the Brevibacillus brevis genome contains:
- a CDS encoding thiolase family protein, which encodes MSLTNKEVYVAAAVRTPIGKLGGSLKNTPIDDLTAIVLNGALAKAGQSGEIVDGVIMGNVISAGPFINIARVGLLKAGLPDTIPGLTVNRVCASGLEAVNLAAQSVQAGHSQVMLAGGVENLTRSPYIMEKFEQPYQRGGQTLIESFGGPRSAPVSLYGDLTMGDTAENVAEQFGISREDQDRFAAESQSRAINAIDAGLFRDEIIPVTLKGKKGEETLFDTDEFPRRDSSVESLSKLRPAFRKDGSVTAGNSSGINDGAAALLLMNEEMLQKTGVAPLGRIVHFVSAGVDPRIMGIGPVAAIRKLLAETNMTVEQIDLFELNEAFASQSLACMRELGLDPLKTNVNGGAIALGHPLGMSGARLAGTILFELRRRQKKYGIVSLCIGGGQGLATLVEAL
- a CDS encoding thiolase family protein, with the translated sequence MSTPVIIDAVRTPIGRIGGALKDVRPDDLGALVIQKLLERNPIDPKTVDDVIMGCANQAGEDNRNVARMSLLLAGLPVEVPGVTVNRLCGSGLEAVNQSANAIKAGAGHVYIAGGTESMTRSPLVMMKPGTAFQRGNQQLVDTTLGWRLVNEKMKEMYPPISLGETAEKVAEQYGISREAQDEFALRSQQNYARALAEGKWDAEIVPVELKGRKGEVTLFEHDEHARPETTIEQLQKLKPAFQADGSVTAGNSSGLNDGACALLIMEQEAALAAGLKPRARIVASAVAGVDPSVMGIGPVPATRKVLKQAGLSLEQIDLFEFNEAFAAQAVASVRELGVNPDLVNVNGGAIALGHPLGCSGARILTTLLYEMERRDVRYGLAAMCIGVGQGIATIIERV
- a CDS encoding thioesterase family protein → MIDRLQPGTTEEFTVTVTKDMLPVFEGQVVHPVMSTVSMIYYMEWAGRRVILPYLEADGEGSGFAVDIKHVGPAVIGQEVTFRATCVQVTEKRVVCEVTADTTRNRVGLGTFVQAIFKKDEIKRRFEALQAEINQEVNGN
- the paaX gene encoding phenylacetic acid degradation operon negative regulatory protein PaaX, with translation MKPQSMLFTIYGEYVRHYGSEIWIGSLTKLMGEFGLSEPAVRAAISRMLRQGWLESRKVGNRSFYSVSERGKKRLEEAAARIYKVETDVWDGKWCIASYNIPEERRALRDQLRKELGWMGFGMLTTSTWISPNNLSDRVKDLTEAHEITEYVEIFTSEHMGWSNPKQLVQKCWDIDEINEKYKAFIDAYREEYEQLSAKLSNGEEVPDSHCFVEKTKLVHQYRKFLFIDPDLPQELLPELWLGKEADQLFQNYYQLLNPGAVRFFETVYEAAPSA
- a CDS encoding branched-chain amino acid ABC transporter permease is translated as MTELLQYVANGLVSGGIYAIVAVGFITIYNVSKVINLAQGEFLMLGGMVTVALIGMNLPYGLAALLAILMVTLIGVLMQKYVIAYVKKANPISLIILTIGISTLIRGIASFIWGKDAFALEPITSNEPISIGGVMIAQQSIWILAAVLIILFLLWYLMDKTILGKKINACSVNPMAARLMGISPTKMSMLAFAISGATGAIAGIVIAPLSVTSYDIGVLLGIKGFSAAILGGLGNPLGAAVAAFLLGIVESLGAGYISSGMKDAIAFLVLIGMLLIKPSGIFGERSVGKGGL
- a CDS encoding branched-chain amino acid ABC transporter permease; protein product: MMKQIIDKWGKSIGIYLFFMILFPFVMPDEYYRSVGIIIGLQAIVTIGLCLVMGLAGQISLGQAAFWGIGAYTSAVLTTKYGLPPFIGLIAAAIVPGLFAFILGRAIAGLQGYYLAMATLAFGYIVQIGITEWESVTGGANGMISIPQMTFFGGSELSMYFLIWGIVTCVLLFSLNLLNSRVGRAFRAIHKSEIAATSMGIDVRKFKLNAFVVSGMFAGISGGLYAHYMGILDPQPFGLHESIKFLTMVVIGGMTSIWGALIGTILIGFISEGLILLSEVVPGLQGDVDTIVFGAILVLFIMFMPEGLVPRTRAAFEKGQGKKAKAMADEAQRKQQVERKAAT
- a CDS encoding ABC transporter ATP-binding protein, coding for MTTLLDVQKLSRDFGGVRAVNQVDFQVREGEILALIGPNGAGKSTVLNMVSGVIPPSEGEIRFSSQPLTRVQGYEYAGLGITRTFQNLQTFDDMTVMENVMVGMHTKTSASLFSCGMNLAKSRKEEKLMQEQAQTWIANVGLAEEASSLAGSLPYGKLRLMEIARAMVAQPRLLLLDEPAAGLNHTETAEMSRMFCEIRDNGTAILLVEHDMDMIMTIADRIVVLDQGSKIAEGTPREIQENPRVIAAYLGAE
- a CDS encoding ABC transporter ATP-binding protein, which gives rise to MGKAVLTVDNITARYGPVEVLHGITLQVNEGEIVSLLGANGAGKTTLLNCICGLHGDKEGKIWFRDADITRVPAELVVPRGMAHVPERRQIFSTLTVEDNLWLGASHRMPKTSKKEIAKEMETVYERFPILAERKWQLGGTLSGGQQQMLAIGRALLSRPQLLLLDEPSLGLAPLIAKEILTIVQEIRSEWGTTVLLVEQNARAALAISDRAYVLSTGTVMLEGKADEISNDPRVQSAYLGSSHEAV
- a CDS encoding ABC transporter substrate-binding protein, with translation MKKRTFKKWLFPAAVASLVFLSACGGGATPAAESGTGGASKDPIKVGAIFSLTGPNSPLGVPEKQAVELLVKEINGAGGVDGRPLEVIFEDDKSDNTEAVKAIKKLASKEKVVAVLGSSGSGPSLGMAEYAAAEKLPLISMAAADQITNPVRAGIYKTPHTDVHGTKRIFKYLKEKGITKIATLNDSNPYGSGWTTQLQKYAPEYGITIVAEEKYGTKDPSMSSQLTKIKGTDAQALIVAGTNPGPATIVKEAKQLNLTIPIISSHGSANSKFLELIGDAGEGVLMVAGKLLIPEQVAADDPQSAIIKKFVDGYQAAYNTQPDGFAGYGYDGLNLLVEGLKQAGGDTSKLGEVLEKVKYVGVTGEFKFTADDHNGLTEDSMIMVEVKEGKFQLVK